From Oncorhynchus mykiss isolate Arlee chromosome 6, USDA_OmykA_1.1, whole genome shotgun sequence, the proteins below share one genomic window:
- the LOC110525565 gene encoding 4-hydroxyphenylpyruvate dioxygenase encodes MTTYMDRGEKHDHGKFVCFDHITFWVGNAKQAASYYCNKLGFEPLAYQGLETGCRDVVSHVVKQDKIIYVFASALNPGNKEMGEHLVKHGDGAKDIAFTVENCDYLVQKARERGAIIVKEPYVLEDKYGRVKLAVLQTYGDTTHTFVERTAYNGLFLPGFHTPLHRDPLLAKLPSGLLNFIDHVVGNQPDDEMVPVVEWYQKNLLFHRFWSVDDKQLQTDFSALRSIVVANYEETVKMPINEPAMGKRKSQIQEYVEYYGGPGVQHIAMNTSDIITAIRNLKERGMEFMCVPDTYYQLLRKNLQQSQVRVTEDLDILEELKILVDFDDNGYLLQIFTKPVQDRPTVFLEVIQRHNHQGFGAGNFKALFEAIEADQNARGNLTILKPNGVSNQI; translated from the exons CACGACCACGGCAAGTTCGTCTGTTTCGACCACATCACATTCTGGGTTGGAAATGCCAAACAG GCAGCATCTTACTATTGTAACAAGCTTGGATTTGAACCATTGGCCTATCAGGGTTTAGAGACAGGCTGCCGGGATGTGGTGTCCCATGTGGTCAAACAAGACAAG ATTATTTATGTATTCGCATCCGCTCTCAATCCTGGAAACAAAG AAATGGGGGAGCATTTGGTCAAACATGGGGATGGAGCCAAGGACATTGCATTCACTGTGGAGAACTGTGATTACCTTGTGCAG AAAGCCAGAGAGCGTGGTGCCATCATAGTGAAAGAGCCCTATGTACTGGAGGACAAATATGGCAGGGTAAAACTAGCTGTTCTCCAGACG TATggggacaccacacacacatttgtgGAGAGGACTGCCTACAATGGGCTGTTCCTCCCAGGGTTCCATACTCCTCTCCACCGGGACCCCTTGTTGGCCAAGCT acccagtggattactgaacttCATTGACCATGTTGTGGGGAACCAGCCGGATGATGAGATGGTGCCTGTAGTGGAATG GTACCAGAAAAACCTGCTCTTCCACCGGTTCTGGTCAGTAGACGACAAGCAGCTGCAGACAGACTTCAGTGCACTGCGCTCCATTGTTGTGGCCAATTATGAAGAGACAGTGAAGATGCCCATTAATGAGCCAGCCATGGGTAAACGCAAGTCCCAGATCCAG GAGTATGTGGAGTACTATGGTGGCCCAGGTGTCCAGCACATCGCCATGAACACATCAGACATCATCACCGCA ATCCGTAACCTGAAGGAGCGTGGCATGGAGTTCATGTGTGTGCCAGACACCTACTACCAGCTGCTGAGAAAGAATCTCCAACAATCGCAAGTCAGGGTCACTGAGGACCTGGACATTCTGGAG GAGCTGAAGATCTTAGTGGATTTTGATGACAATGGCTACCTGCTCCAGATCTTCACCAAGCCTGTTCAGGACCGTCCCACAGTGTTCCTGGAGGTCATTCAGAGACACAACCATCAG GGCTTTGGTGCAGGCAACTTCAAGGCTCTTTTCGAGGCCATCGAGGCAGACCAGAACGCTAGAGGGAACTTGACTATCCTGAAACCTAATGGAGTGTCTAACCAAATTTGA